In Anaerolineales bacterium, the following are encoded in one genomic region:
- a CDS encoding ABC transporter ATP-binding protein: MLSLENIHKAYNGVPVLQGIDLQVDTGEVLALLGPSGSGKSTLLNIIAGLEMPDQGRVLWDGADLTEVPPHRRGFGLMFQDFALFPHRNVAGNVAFGLQMAGWRPGRAERRVAEMLALVGLGGFERREVTALSGGEQQRVALARALAPQPRLLMLDEPLGSLDRALRARLQGDLAAILRAAGQTSIYVTHDQEEAYAVADRAALLNAGELAQVAAPEQLYRQPASAFVARFLGLSNLLPGELSGSGDDAAVQTPLGRFPAPSGAAPGPVMVLFRPDAFVLGEHGPAQLRGELVGKQFRGSQLQAEISVGETRLAIELPSKVELPALGQPLSLSFDPAEAIQLFPHD, from the coding sequence ATGTTGAGCTTGGAGAACATCCACAAGGCTTACAACGGTGTCCCGGTGCTGCAAGGCATTGACCTGCAGGTGGACACCGGTGAAGTGCTGGCCTTGCTGGGGCCGAGCGGCAGCGGCAAATCCACCCTGTTGAATATTATTGCCGGCCTGGAAATGCCGGACCAGGGCCGCGTGCTGTGGGATGGGGCGGATTTGACCGAAGTGCCGCCACACCGCCGCGGCTTTGGGCTGATGTTCCAGGACTTCGCCTTGTTCCCGCACCGCAACGTGGCGGGCAACGTGGCCTTTGGCCTGCAAATGGCCGGTTGGCGGCCGGGGCGCGCCGAACGGCGGGTGGCCGAGATGCTGGCACTGGTCGGCCTAGGCGGGTTTGAACGCCGCGAGGTAACTGCGCTCTCCGGCGGCGAGCAGCAGCGCGTGGCCCTGGCACGCGCCCTGGCCCCGCAGCCTCGCCTGCTGATGCTGGATGAGCCACTGGGATCGCTGGACCGCGCCCTGCGGGCCCGCCTGCAGGGTGATCTGGCGGCCATCCTGCGCGCCGCAGGCCAGACCAGCATTTATGTAACGCACGACCAGGAAGAAGCCTATGCCGTAGCCGACCGGGCCGCGCTGCTCAACGCCGGTGAACTGGCCCAAGTGGCCGCGCCGGAGCAGCTTTACCGCCAGCCGGCTTCGGCCTTCGTGGCCCGTTTCCTAGGCCTCAGCAACCTGCTCCCAGGTGAGCTGAGCGGCAGCGGTGACGATGCCGCAGTCCAGACGCCGCTGGGCCGCTTCCCGGCGCCCTCCGGCGCAGCGCCTGGCCCGGTGATGGTGCTTTTCCGGCCGGACGCTTTTGTACTGGGCGAGCACGGCCCGGCCCAGCTGCGCGGCGAACTGGTGGGCAAGCAGTTCCGCGGCAGCCAGCTGCAGGCCGAAATCAGCGTGGGTGAGACGCGGCTGGCTATTGAATTGCCCTCCAAAGTGGAACTGCCTGCCCTGGGCCAGCCGCTCAGCCTGAGCTTCGACCCGGCGGAGGCCATCCAGCTCTTTCCCCATGACTGA
- a CDS encoding GAF domain-containing protein has translation MTIPNPVMEGGRTQASLDLLYHISRELASALDLRVVLERVLKLSMQNVIAESGSLIVLDDHQEPIDSIIIVRDKVIQETTRQLKFTLQSGLAGWVATNRKAALVPDTSQDERWQPTAERNQSKAASKSVVSAPLIVRDKLVGVVTLTHPQAGFFNADHLNLVQVIADLSGFAVLNARYYAESQRRAAIMTAVADSAKAIGESLQLDDVLQTILEQTARALEVQAVALALVDGDSVVFRAASGELSKKLIGMRMQVGQGLAGWVAQHNEGLLVPDVDTDPRYFHEIDAQIGLQARAIATSPIRAQQTVIGVLQAINPVSGELDNSDLLVLEGIGNLAGTAIEHAQLFEQMEAARSRYLELFEDSIDPILITDLEGNIVEANRQAHLLLNLNKNHLQTMNVHHFHQADSKVLGKDMANLKDGQSVSYESVLQAENNADSYVEVYVRRIDVDGLVQLQWILRDITERKNLDTLREDLASMIYHDLRSPLANVVSGLDVLAMMLPADADPTMRSVLDIAMRSTERIQRLVNSLLDTSRMESGQKLGSPEPTAVASLAQAALEAVTLAAQSKQVELVDAVVKGLPRVMADSEMIRRVLINLLENAIRYSKGGMSVVCGAKRSGDFVEFWVQDQGRGIPKSEHERIFDKFTRVQPSSKSAGKTHGLGLGLAYCKLTVEGHGGRIWVESEPDNGARFAFTLPIARTGRL, from the coding sequence ATGACGATCCCCAACCCTGTAATGGAGGGTGGCCGCACCCAGGCCTCCCTTGACCTGCTCTATCACATCAGCCGCGAGCTTGCCTCGGCGCTTGACTTGCGGGTGGTGTTGGAACGCGTGCTGAAGCTTTCCATGCAGAATGTGATCGCGGAAAGCGGCAGCCTGATCGTGCTGGATGACCATCAAGAGCCCATCGATTCGATCATTATTGTTAGAGACAAAGTCATTCAAGAAACCACCCGCCAATTGAAATTCACGCTGCAGAGCGGCCTGGCCGGGTGGGTGGCTACCAATCGCAAAGCGGCCCTGGTGCCAGACACGAGCCAAGACGAGCGTTGGCAACCTACTGCAGAAAGAAACCAATCCAAGGCAGCTTCCAAGTCTGTAGTTAGCGCCCCGCTGATCGTGCGTGACAAGCTGGTGGGCGTGGTCACCCTGACGCACCCTCAGGCGGGCTTCTTTAACGCCGATCATCTAAATCTCGTCCAGGTGATTGCCGACTTGTCCGGCTTTGCCGTGCTCAATGCGCGCTATTACGCCGAAAGCCAACGCCGGGCCGCCATCATGACCGCCGTGGCGGACAGCGCCAAAGCGATTGGCGAGAGCTTGCAATTGGACGACGTCTTGCAGACCATCCTGGAGCAGACTGCCCGCGCCCTGGAAGTGCAGGCTGTGGCGCTGGCTTTGGTGGATGGCGACAGCGTGGTCTTCCGTGCGGCCAGCGGCGAGCTGAGCAAGAAACTGATCGGCATGCGTATGCAGGTGGGGCAGGGGCTGGCCGGCTGGGTCGCCCAACACAATGAGGGCTTGCTGGTCCCAGATGTGGACACAGACCCGCGCTATTTCCATGAAATTGATGCGCAGATCGGGCTGCAGGCGCGGGCGATTGCCACCAGCCCGATCCGCGCCCAGCAAACAGTGATTGGCGTGCTGCAGGCGATCAACCCGGTCAGTGGTGAACTGGACAACAGCGATCTGCTGGTGCTGGAAGGGATTGGCAACCTGGCCGGCACGGCGATCGAGCACGCTCAATTGTTTGAGCAAATGGAGGCGGCGCGCAGCCGCTACTTGGAGCTCTTCGAAGACAGTATTGACCCCATCCTCATCACGGATCTGGAGGGAAACATTGTCGAGGCCAACCGCCAGGCCCATTTACTGCTGAACCTGAACAAGAATCATCTGCAGACGATGAATGTTCACCATTTTCACCAAGCCGACAGCAAGGTGCTGGGCAAAGATATGGCTAACCTGAAAGATGGCCAAAGCGTATCCTACGAATCCGTTTTGCAGGCCGAGAACAATGCCGATAGCTATGTCGAGGTGTATGTGCGCCGTATTGATGTGGACGGCCTGGTGCAGCTGCAATGGATCCTGCGCGACATCACGGAACGCAAGAACCTGGATACCTTGCGGGAAGACCTGGCTTCGATGATCTACCACGACTTGCGCTCCCCGCTGGCCAATGTGGTCTCCGGCCTGGATGTGCTTGCCATGATGCTGCCCGCCGACGCAGACCCGACTATGCGCTCGGTTTTGGATATTGCCATGCGCTCCACCGAGCGCATCCAGCGTTTGGTGAATTCCCTGTTGGACACTTCGCGCATGGAATCCGGCCAGAAACTGGGCAGCCCGGAACCGACGGCGGTGGCCAGTTTGGCGCAGGCCGCCCTGGAAGCGGTCACGCTGGCGGCGCAAAGCAAGCAGGTGGAACTGGTGGATGCTGTGGTCAAAGGCCTGCCGCGCGTCATGGCCGACAGCGAAATGATCCGCCGCGTATTGATCAATCTATTGGAAAATGCGATCCGTTATTCCAAGGGGGGTATGTCTGTGGTGTGTGGCGCCAAGCGCAGCGGCGACTTTGTGGAGTTTTGGGTGCAGGATCAGGGCCGCGGCATTCCCAAGAGTGAGCACGAGCGCATCTTTGATAAATTTACCCGCGTGCAGCCTTCCTCCAAATCTGCGGGCAAGACCCACGGGCTAGGCTTGGGTTTGGCCTATTGCAAATTGACCGTCGAGGGGCATGGCGGCCGGATCTGGGTGGAAAGCGAGCCGGACAACGGTGCGCGCTTTGCCTTTACCCTGCCGATCGCACGCACGGGGCGTCTCTAG
- a CDS encoding endonuclease III has product MNTADQSALAARCLAIHQRLVEVYGTPEWRNPLPPIDELVSTILSQSTSDTNRDIGFFALKARYKSWEDVRDAPAKDIVETIRPAGLANQKGPRIQQVLRQITQLRGELSIDFLRDLSGEEARAWLTQFNGIGPKTAAIILQFSLGMPAFPVDTHVYRVTGRLGIRPAKMNADKAHAHFEALLPPETFFTAHLNIIRLGREICQARRPKCEMCPVSDLCDYYAQVYLPAQPAA; this is encoded by the coding sequence GTGAACACAGCAGACCAGTCCGCCCTGGCGGCTCGTTGTTTGGCCATTCACCAACGCCTGGTGGAAGTGTATGGCACGCCTGAATGGCGCAATCCCCTGCCGCCCATAGACGAGCTGGTTTCCACGATTCTCTCGCAAAGCACCAGTGACACCAATCGAGACATCGGCTTCTTTGCGCTCAAGGCGCGTTACAAGAGTTGGGAAGATGTGCGGGATGCACCGGCCAAAGACATCGTCGAGACCATCCGGCCCGCCGGCCTGGCCAACCAGAAGGGGCCGCGCATCCAGCAGGTCTTGCGCCAGATCACCCAGTTGCGCGGCGAACTTTCGATTGACTTCTTGCGCGACCTGTCCGGGGAAGAAGCCCGCGCCTGGCTGACCCAATTCAACGGCATTGGGCCCAAAACGGCCGCCATCATTCTGCAGTTCTCGCTGGGGATGCCGGCCTTTCCGGTGGATACGCATGTCTATCGTGTTACCGGGCGGCTGGGCATTCGCCCAGCGAAGATGAATGCCGATAAGGCTCACGCCCATTTTGAGGCGCTGCTGCCGCCGGAGACCTTCTTCACTGCGCACCTCAACATCATCCGCCTGGGGCGTGAGATCTGCCAGGCGCGCCGGCCCAAGTGTGAGATGTGCCCGGTGAGCGATCTGTGTGATTATTACGCCCAGGTGTACCTGCCCGCCCAACCGGCGGCTTGA
- a CDS encoding iron ABC transporter permease, whose translation MARAGFPAHGYALDAAVKPPRKVLLALLWLLPLAFLALFYFYPLGSILTLSIQRGGGLGQAVAAVLGSPAQRSVLGFTFWQATLSTLLTLMVGLPAAWLLARHQFRGKSLLRALSGIPFVLPTLVVAAAFDALLGPRGWVNQAAMSLFELPVPPLQFVNTFGAILVAHVFYNTTIVLRLVGDFWGRLNPRIEQAARSLGAAPWQVFFRISLPLLAPALAAAALLVFIFNFTSFGVVLVLGGPRFATLETEIYYQTTALFNLPVAAVLALLQLLCTLALTALYTRLSARLSRPLELASTRVAPRPLGARGRLLAGLYLAVLVAFFLSPLLGLGLRSISRLTPERGQTQVQGGGLTLDYYRSLGEDPRGNIFFATPSQAIQTSLLYAGATILVSLAVGLPAAWLLATRQQDLGSRLLDPLLMLPLGTSAVTLGLGFIVALNRPPLDLRTSPLLVPLAHSLVALPFVVRSLTPALRSIRPRLRQAAAMLGANPGQVLRNVDLPLVGRALLVSALFAFAVSVGEFGASALIARPEYPTIPVLIFRLLGQPGAQTYGQAMALSTLLMLFTGVGMLLIERLRIADVGEF comes from the coding sequence TTGGCGCGAGCAGGATTTCCCGCGCACGGCTACGCGTTGGACGCTGCGGTGAAGCCGCCGCGCAAAGTCCTGCTGGCTTTGCTCTGGCTGCTTCCCCTGGCCTTTCTGGCCCTTTTCTATTTCTATCCGTTGGGCAGCATCCTGACCCTCAGCATACAGCGCGGCGGCGGGCTGGGGCAAGCTGTGGCCGCCGTGCTGGGCAGCCCCGCACAGCGCAGCGTGTTGGGCTTCACCTTCTGGCAGGCCACGTTGTCTACGCTGCTGACCCTGATGGTGGGGCTGCCGGCGGCCTGGCTGCTGGCCCGCCACCAGTTCCGCGGCAAGAGCCTGCTGCGCGCCCTGAGCGGCATTCCCTTTGTGCTGCCCACTCTGGTGGTGGCGGCCGCCTTTGATGCCTTGCTTGGCCCGCGCGGCTGGGTCAACCAGGCCGCTATGAGCTTGTTCGAGCTTCCGGTTCCTCCGCTGCAATTCGTCAATACTTTCGGGGCGATCCTGGTGGCGCATGTCTTTTACAACACCACCATCGTGCTGCGTTTGGTGGGCGACTTTTGGGGGCGGCTCAACCCGCGCATCGAACAAGCGGCCCGAAGCCTGGGGGCCGCGCCCTGGCAGGTCTTCTTCCGCATAAGCCTGCCGCTGCTGGCCCCGGCGCTGGCCGCCGCGGCCCTGCTGGTCTTTATCTTCAATTTCACTTCGTTTGGGGTGGTGCTGGTGCTGGGTGGGCCGCGCTTTGCCACACTGGAAACCGAGATCTATTACCAAACCACCGCCTTGTTCAATCTGCCGGTGGCCGCCGTGCTGGCGCTCCTGCAGCTGCTGTGCACGCTGGCGCTGACCGCGCTGTACACGCGCTTGTCCGCCCGGCTTTCTCGCCCGCTGGAGCTGGCTTCTACGCGTGTGGCGCCGCGCCCGTTGGGTGCTCGCGGACGTCTGTTGGCCGGGCTGTATCTGGCTGTGTTGGTGGCCTTCTTCTTATCCCCGTTGTTGGGCCTGGGTCTGCGTTCCATCTCTCGGCTGACCCCGGAGCGCGGCCAGACCCAGGTGCAGGGCGGCGGCCTGACGCTGGACTATTACCGCAGCTTGGGCGAGGACCCGCGCGGCAACATCTTCTTCGCCACTCCCTCCCAGGCCATCCAAACCTCGCTGCTGTACGCCGGGGCCACCATCCTGGTTTCGCTGGCGGTCGGGCTGCCGGCGGCCTGGCTGCTGGCCACCCGTCAGCAGGACCTGGGCAGCCGCCTGCTGGATCCGCTGCTGATGCTGCCGCTGGGCACTTCGGCCGTGACGCTGGGCTTGGGATTCATCGTGGCGCTTAACCGGCCGCCGCTGGACCTGCGCACCTCGCCGCTGCTGGTGCCGCTGGCCCACAGTCTGGTGGCGCTGCCCTTTGTGGTGCGCAGCCTGACCCCGGCGCTGCGCAGCATCCGGCCGCGGCTGCGCCAGGCGGCCGCCATGCTGGGCGCCAACCCGGGCCAGGTGCTGCGCAATGTGGACCTCCCTCTGGTGGGCCGCGCCCTGCTGGTCTCGGCCCTGTTCGCTTTCGCCGTCTCGGTGGGGGAATTTGGCGCCAGCGCGCTGATCGCCCGGCCGGAGTATCCCACCATCCCGGTGCTGATCTTCCGCCTGCTGGGCCAACCCGGCGCGCAAACCTATGGGCAGGCTATGGCCCTCAGCACCCTGCTGATGCTGTTCACCGGGGTTGGCATGCTGCTGATCGAACGCCTGCGCATTGCCGATGTGGGAGAATTCTGA
- a CDS encoding thiamine ABC transporter substrate-binding protein, producing MRPLLFALTLFALLLAACAPAAQVDGRTTLTVMTHDSFAVSEAVVAAFEEQHNAEVVFLKVGDAGSATNQAVLAAGAPLADVFYGVDNTFLSRALEGDIFEPYDSPLLAEIPDHFKLDPHNGALPVDYGDVCLNYDIAYFEENDLEPPASLEDLLKPEYAGLLVVQNPASSSPGLAFLLATIGHFGEDGYLDFWRGLVANDLRVVSDWDTAFYTEFSRWGGGRPIVVSYASSPPVDLIFAEEPLERPVTAALVADDTCFRQIEFVGILRGTQQRALAEAWVDFMLSPTFQEDLPLQMFVFPVNPNAQLAEVFVDFLEVPQQPILVSPEAIAAYREEWVAAWTDAVLR from the coding sequence ATGAGACCCCTACTGTTTGCTTTAACCCTGTTTGCCTTGCTATTGGCGGCCTGCGCCCCGGCGGCTCAGGTCGACGGCCGGACCACGTTGACCGTGATGACCCATGATTCGTTTGCCGTTTCCGAAGCGGTGGTCGCCGCTTTCGAGGAGCAGCATAACGCCGAGGTCGTCTTCCTCAAGGTGGGCGATGCCGGCTCTGCGACCAACCAGGCTGTGCTGGCTGCTGGCGCGCCGCTGGCGGATGTCTTCTATGGCGTGGACAACACCTTCCTCAGCCGGGCGCTGGAGGGCGATATCTTTGAGCCGTACGATTCGCCCCTGCTGGCCGAGATCCCCGACCACTTCAAGCTCGACCCGCACAACGGGGCCTTGCCGGTGGACTATGGCGATGTGTGCCTCAACTACGACATCGCCTATTTCGAGGAAAACGATCTTGAGCCCCCGGCCAGTCTGGAAGACCTGCTCAAACCGGAATATGCCGGTTTGCTGGTGGTGCAAAACCCAGCCAGCTCCTCACCGGGCCTGGCTTTCCTGCTGGCCACCATCGGCCACTTTGGCGAAGATGGCTACCTGGACTTTTGGCGCGGCCTGGTGGCCAATGACCTGCGCGTGGTCAGCGACTGGGACACGGCCTTCTACACCGAGTTCAGCCGCTGGGGCGGAGGGCGACCGATCGTGGTCTCTTACGCCTCCAGCCCACCGGTGGACCTGATCTTCGCCGAGGAGCCGCTGGAGCGCCCGGTGACCGCTGCACTGGTGGCGGACGACACCTGCTTCCGCCAGATCGAGTTCGTCGGCATCCTGCGCGGCACCCAACAGCGCGCCCTGGCCGAGGCCTGGGTGGACTTTATGCTCTCGCCCACCTTCCAGGAAGATTTGCCGCTGCAAATGTTCGTTTTCCCGGTCAACCCCAACGCTCAATTGGCTGAGGTCTTCGTGGATTTCCTGGAGGTGCCCCAGCAGCCGATCCTGGTCAGTCCTGAGGCGATTGCTGCCTACCGCGAAGAATGGGTGGCGGCCTGGACCGATGCGGTATTGCGATAA
- a CDS encoding pyridoxamine 5'-phosphate oxidase family protein → MTQPKATRPYMPGYGIARDEAGLLPWSYVEERMGAARNYWLITAAENRPHAAPVWGVWHKRNFYFSSGTSSRKGRNLAANPSVTLHLESGDEVVILEGQIETVAEPDLLQELDQAYQQKYQVSILGGQVYTLRVEQAFAWREQDFPRTATRWTLR, encoded by the coding sequence ATGACCCAGCCTAAAGCCACGCGTCCGTATATGCCGGGTTACGGCATCGCCAGGGATGAGGCTGGCTTGCTGCCCTGGTCGTATGTCGAAGAGCGCATGGGTGCGGCCCGCAACTACTGGTTGATCACTGCGGCAGAGAACCGTCCGCATGCCGCCCCAGTGTGGGGCGTGTGGCATAAGCGCAATTTCTACTTCAGCAGTGGCACCAGCTCTCGCAAGGGCCGCAACCTGGCCGCCAATCCCTCGGTCACCCTGCACTTGGAAAGCGGCGATGAGGTCGTGATCCTGGAGGGGCAGATCGAGACGGTGGCCGAGCCTGATCTGCTGCAAGAGCTGGATCAGGCCTATCAGCAGAAATACCAGGTCTCGATCCTGGGCGGGCAGGTGTATACCTTGCGCGTCGAGCAGGCTTTTGCTTGGCGCGAGCAGGATTTCCCGCGCACGGCTACGCGTTGGACGCTGCGGTGA
- a CDS encoding thiamine diphosphokinase encodes MIAVVFANGEFAPPPDLQTRLDAAGLLIAADGGGRHCLRLGLAPHLLVGDMDSLSQAEQAELQARGTQLQRHPAEKDQTDLELALQAAEDAGAGAVVVLAGLGGRWDHSLANLLLAAQEQFAHLSILFLHGDQRLFPIRGGQDLDAQPGERVSLLPLGGDARGVTTHDLAYPLADETLPLGSSRGVSNLVAGPRPRVELAGGTLLCVLSTPDSEIPGEL; translated from the coding sequence TTGATCGCAGTCGTCTTCGCCAATGGGGAGTTTGCCCCGCCGCCCGACCTGCAGACGCGGCTGGACGCGGCGGGTTTGCTGATCGCCGCCGACGGCGGCGGCCGCCACTGCCTGCGCCTGGGTCTGGCTCCGCACCTGCTGGTGGGCGATATGGATTCGCTCAGCCAGGCTGAGCAGGCCGAACTGCAAGCCCGCGGGACGCAGCTGCAGCGCCACCCAGCGGAGAAGGACCAGACCGATCTGGAACTGGCCCTGCAGGCGGCCGAAGACGCGGGCGCCGGCGCAGTGGTCGTGCTGGCCGGCCTGGGCGGCCGCTGGGACCACAGCTTAGCCAACTTGCTGCTGGCCGCCCAGGAACAGTTCGCTCACTTGTCGATCCTCTTCTTGCACGGCGACCAACGGTTGTTCCCCATCCGCGGCGGGCAGGACCTGGATGCCCAGCCCGGCGAACGCGTCTCGCTCCTGCCCCTGGGCGGCGATGCGCGCGGCGTGACCACGCACGACCTGGCTTACCCATTGGCGGACGAAACCCTGCCACTCGGCAGCAGCCGCGGCGTCAGCAACCTGGTGGCCGGCCCCCGGCCGCGGGTCGAGCTGGCTGGCGGCACGCTGTTGTGCGTCCTTTCCACCCCTGATTCAGAGATACCAGGAGAGCTATGA
- a CDS encoding DNA polymerase III subunit: protein MDANWNLIGHEWAVRLLKTQIGSGQLRQAYLLTGPPGIGRRTLALRAAQALNCQAPPAPGEFCGECRACRGFARSQHPDLLLVSRNEGDRDLRIEAIRELRRELSRTPLEANSQVAILINFEDASVQAANALLKTLEEPNPRTLICLTATDEDRLPPTIVSRCELLRLRPVPAEMLSASLVARGLDAEQAQLLARLSAGRPGLALRWQAQPELLQRRADWLDACDSLLTANPVQRFAFAEKASKDRHNLRELLLVWLSFWRDALLRAGGSSAAVANPDREAQLEQVAQTLNLDSIHVWVEKLQETLDQLETNVNARLALEALLLHLPG, encoded by the coding sequence ATGGACGCCAACTGGAACCTGATTGGCCACGAATGGGCGGTTCGCCTGCTGAAGACCCAGATCGGGTCCGGGCAGCTGCGCCAGGCCTATCTGCTGACCGGCCCGCCGGGGATTGGCCGGCGCACGCTAGCCCTGCGCGCCGCTCAGGCGCTGAACTGCCAGGCGCCCCCGGCGCCGGGCGAGTTCTGCGGTGAATGCCGCGCCTGCCGCGGTTTTGCCCGCAGCCAGCACCCCGACCTGCTGCTGGTCTCGCGCAATGAAGGCGACCGTGACCTGCGCATCGAAGCCATCCGCGAACTGCGCCGCGAACTGTCCCGGACTCCGTTGGAAGCCAACAGCCAGGTGGCGATCCTGATCAACTTTGAAGACGCCAGCGTACAGGCGGCCAACGCGCTGCTCAAGACGTTGGAGGAACCCAACCCGCGCACGCTGATCTGCCTGACGGCGACGGATGAAGACCGCCTGCCGCCCACCATCGTTTCGCGCTGCGAACTGCTGCGCCTGCGCCCTGTGCCGGCCGAGATGCTCTCCGCCAGCTTGGTCGCCCGCGGCCTGGACGCCGAGCAAGCCCAACTGCTGGCCCGGCTGAGCGCCGGCCGCCCCGGCCTGGCGCTGCGCTGGCAGGCCCAGCCAGAACTTTTGCAGCGCCGGGCCGATTGGTTGGACGCCTGTGACAGCCTGCTGACTGCCAACCCGGTGCAGCGCTTTGCCTTTGCTGAAAAAGCCAGCAAAGACCGCCACAACCTGCGTGAGCTGCTGCTGGTCTGGCTGTCTTTTTGGCGGGATGCGCTTTTGCGGGCCGGCGGCTCTTCTGCCGCAGTGGCCAACCCGGACCGTGAAGCTCAGCTGGAGCAGGTGGCGCAGACCCTGAACCTGGACAGCATTCATGTCTGGGTGGAAAAGCTGCAGGAAACGCTGGACCAACTGGAAACTAACGTTAACGCTCGTTTGGCTCTGGAGGCTTTGCTGCTGCACCTGCCTGGGTGA